Proteins from a genomic interval of Spiroplasma endosymbiont of Lonchoptera lutea:
- the topA gene encoding type I DNA topoisomerase, translating to MSKNVVIMESPTKTKAVQKYLGDDYTVVSSEGHITNLANKGEYYLGIDLETFTPYYRIETKKKPLVKKLQGLVKDADKIFLATDPDREGEAISYHLNEVLKIQSKSVRVSFNEITKDIVIEAFKVPRELDMNLVHSQEARRMIDRMIGFRLSKLLQKKIRSKSAGRVQSVALKLLVLWEKEHQIFIPEQYWTIEAYWKQHILKLTKYLNKNIEIKTEADSQNIIKNLSSKYKVIDIQEKPRIRQANNPYTTSTMLQDGSSRLNFAANKTSLLAQQLYEGIDIDGLLTGFITYPRTDSIRLSDKFVSDTFAFITESLGKDYLGQVKITKKKNNVQDAHEAIRPTDILMTPKKAKNYLGKDQLRLYKLIYNRAMASLMAPAKITGKTIILDNNDYEFRLTGQTILFLGFLKYYQSDEEDNISIKLPAWKIGDVVNIKDIKALQHWTKPKPRYSEARLIKTLEELGVGRPSTYAPIMRTLRERGYVLFENKALKASEKGILTSDKLQEFFQDIISESYTSQVESQLDLISHGEKDYQELVGSFWEKFEPRVEEAFEKMTEVEIEKTGTKCPRCDSDLVYRFGKYGKFIGCSTFPKCRYISSLNPVNLGFCPQCIEGEKVIKVNRRNQKFIACSNYPECDFVESYEQSKDETEKATLE from the coding sequence ATGAGCAAAAATGTTGTTATTATGGAGTCGCCAACGAAAACTAAAGCGGTACAAAAGTATCTTGGAGATGATTATACTGTTGTTTCTTCCGAGGGACATATTACCAATTTAGCGAATAAAGGTGAATATTATTTAGGGATTGACTTAGAAACATTTACTCCATATTATCGAATTGAAACTAAGAAAAAGCCACTTGTTAAGAAATTACAAGGTTTAGTAAAAGATGCCGATAAAATTTTTCTGGCAACTGATCCCGATCGTGAAGGAGAAGCAATTTCATATCATTTAAATGAAGTTTTAAAAATTCAAAGTAAATCCGTTCGGGTGAGTTTTAATGAAATTACTAAAGATATTGTTATTGAAGCATTTAAAGTACCAAGAGAGTTAGATATGAATTTAGTTCATTCACAAGAAGCAAGAAGAATGATTGATCGGATGATTGGTTTTCGGTTAAGTAAGTTATTGCAAAAGAAAATTCGTTCAAAATCAGCAGGAAGAGTTCAGTCAGTAGCTTTAAAACTTCTTGTGTTGTGAGAAAAAGAACATCAAATTTTTATTCCCGAACAATATTGAACAATTGAAGCTTATTGAAAGCAACATATTTTAAAATTAACAAAATATTTAAATAAAAATATTGAGATTAAAACTGAAGCAGATTCTCAAAATATTATTAAAAATTTAAGTAGTAAATATAAAGTTATTGATATTCAAGAAAAACCTCGAATTAGACAAGCAAATAATCCTTATACTACTTCAACAATGTTACAGGATGGGTCATCACGATTAAATTTTGCTGCTAATAAAACATCTTTATTAGCACAACAATTATATGAAGGAATTGATATTGATGGATTGCTAACAGGATTTATTACTTATCCAAGAACTGATTCAATTCGTTTAAGTGATAAATTTGTTAGTGATACTTTTGCTTTTATTACGGAATCATTAGGTAAAGATTATTTAGGACAAGTAAAAATTACTAAAAAGAAAAACAATGTTCAAGATGCGCATGAAGCAATTCGGCCAACAGATATTTTAATGACTCCTAAGAAGGCAAAAAATTATTTAGGTAAAGATCAATTACGACTTTATAAACTAATTTATAATCGGGCGATGGCATCATTAATGGCTCCAGCAAAAATTACGGGGAAAACTATTATTTTGGATAATAATGATTATGAATTTCGGTTGACAGGACAAACAATTTTATTTTTAGGATTTTTAAAATATTATCAAAGTGATGAGGAAGATAATATTAGTATTAAATTACCAGCTTGAAAAATTGGCGATGTGGTAAATATTAAAGATATTAAGGCATTGCAACATTGAACTAAACCAAAACCACGATATAGTGAAGCACGATTAATTAAAACATTGGAAGAATTAGGAGTAGGGCGGCCTAGTACTTATGCTCCGATTATGAGAACTTTGCGCGAGCGAGGATATGTTTTATTTGAGAATAAGGCTTTAAAAGCTAGTGAAAAGGGAATTTTAACTAGTGATAAACTGCAAGAGTTTTTTCAAGATATTATTAGTGAATCATATACTTCACAAGTAGAATCGCAATTAGATTTAATTAGTCACGGTGAAAAAGATTATCAAGAGCTAGTTGGTTCTTTTTGAGAAAAATTTGAACCTCGTGTTGAAGAAGCTTTTGAAAAAATGACGGAAGTTGAAATTGAAAAGACGGGTACTAAATGTCCAAGATGTGATAGTGATTTAGTTTATCGATTTGGAAAGTATGGTAAATTTATTGGTTGTTCAACATTTCCAAAATGTCGTTATATTTCATCATTAAATCCAGTTAATTTAGGATTTTGTCCACAATGTATTGAAGGCGAAAAAGTTATTAAAGTTAATCGTCGTAATCAAAAATTTATTGCTTGTAGCAATTATCCTGAATGTGATTTTGTTGAATCTTATGAACAATCCAAAGATGAAACAGAAAAAGCAACATTAGAATAA
- a CDS encoding IS30 family transposase yields MYKYLTIESIIAIKEYKSYGFSIRKIAKAIDYSKSTVHRVCKLLNQNLLPLEILNQVQKNKQNAGRKLIILTLTEINTINHLLITKNYALDIIADFLKKNKIKNISTKTLYNMFKTNRMGFDEKNLLRKGKNKPHKQKETRGRINNCKSIHERNLIIPNIKNIQEFGHLERDTIVGKDHKSSIITLADIWSKTTIPLKTKNHKAESITQSIIKFISKLIPGTIKTITFDRGKEFSKWKLIEKNCNVKIYFADAGKPCQRGLNENNNGILRRYLPKSTDLSSYKQKDLNSIAFQINSTPRKSLSYKRPIDLIQLF; encoded by the coding sequence ATGTATAAGTATCTGACTATTGAATCAATAATAGCAATAAAAGAATATAAAAGTTATGGATTTTCTATTCGTAAAATAGCAAAAGCAATTGATTATAGTAAATCAACTGTACACAGAGTTTGTAAATTATTAAATCAAAACTTATTACCATTAGAAATATTGAATCAAGTTCAAAAAAATAAACAAAATGCAGGTAGAAAATTAATAATTTTAACTTTAACAGAAATTAATACTATCAATCATTTGTTAATTACTAAAAATTATGCTCTTGATATAATTGCTGATTTTTTAAAGAAAAATAAAATAAAAAATATTTCAACAAAAACTTTATATAACATGTTTAAAACAAATCGAATGGGTTTTGATGAAAAAAATTTATTGAGAAAAGGCAAAAATAAACCTCATAAACAAAAAGAAACTAGGGGCAGAATTAATAATTGTAAATCTATTCATGAAAGAAATTTAATCATTCCAAATATTAAAAATATACAAGAATTTGGCCATTTAGAGAGAGATACTATCGTTGGTAAAGATCATAAAAGTTCTATTATTACTTTAGCTGATATATGATCAAAAACCACAATTCCTTTGAAAACTAAAAATCATAAAGCAGAAAGTATTACACAAAGTATAATAAAATTTATTTCAAAATTAATACCAGGAACAATTAAAACTATTACTTTTGATCGTGGTAAAGAATTTAGTAAATGAAAATTAATTGAAAAAAATTGTAATGTTAAAATTTATTTTGCAGATGCCGGAAAACCTTGTCAAAGAGGTTTAAATGAGAACAATAATGGTATTTTAAGAAGATATTTACCAAAATCTACTGATTTATCTTCATATAAACAAAAAGACTTAAATTCTATAGCATTTCAAATTAATTCTACACCCAGAAAATCATTATCTTATAAAAGACCAATAGATTTAATACAATTATTTTAA
- the ylqF gene encoding ribosome biogenesis GTPase YlqF — protein sequence MEKLNINWFPGHMAKAIRLMKEKLALVDLVIELRDARAINSSINPIIQELFKNKPRIIILNKKDLSDMKVNQEWMAFLKKDPLVKVVLTNLLVDQPKNEIILLINQLLKDKINHQKSRGIPNWQIKVMIIGIPNVGKSRLINNLVKRKVSNVANQPGVTRGIQWVKLAQNIHLLDTPGILWPKLDDPLVAMHLSLIGAIKEQLLPFIDISYYAFNFLAKHYPHILKEHYALIIQWKQDMQTKEMDYYFLQMAKANNVLGSSEQQIIQMMTNFYYAFTKGTIKNISWERPK from the coding sequence ATGGAAAAGTTAAATATTAATTGATTTCCAGGTCATATGGCAAAAGCTATTCGCTTGATGAAAGAAAAATTAGCATTAGTTGATTTAGTAATTGAACTTCGCGATGCGCGAGCCATTAACTCTAGTATTAATCCAATTATTCAAGAATTATTTAAAAATAAACCACGAATTATTATTTTGAATAAAAAAGATTTAAGTGATATGAAAGTAAATCAAGAATGAATGGCATTTTTAAAAAAAGACCCGTTAGTTAAAGTAGTATTAACTAATTTATTAGTTGATCAACCCAAAAATGAAATTATTTTATTAATTAATCAATTATTGAAAGATAAAATTAATCATCAAAAATCTCGTGGCATTCCAAATTGACAAATTAAGGTGATGATTATTGGGATTCCTAATGTCGGCAAATCACGGTTAATTAATAATTTAGTTAAAAGAAAAGTAAGTAATGTTGCTAATCAACCAGGAGTTACGAGAGGGATTCAATGAGTCAAGTTAGCGCAAAATATTCATTTACTAGACACGCCGGGAATTTTATGACCTAAACTTGATGATCCACTAGTGGCAATGCATTTGTCATTAATTGGAGCTATTAAAGAGCAATTATTACCATTTATTGATATTAGTTATTATGCGTTTAATTTTTTAGCAAAGCATTATCCTCATATTTTAAAGGAACATTATGCGCTTATTATTCAGTGAAAACAAGATATGCAAACTAAAGAAATGGATTATTATTTTTTGCAAATGGCGAAAGCAAATAATGTATTAGGTTCTTCTGAACAACAAATTATTCAAATGATGACAAATTTTTATTATGCTTTTACAAAAGGAACAATTAAAAATATTTCCTGAGAAAGACCGAAATAA
- the rplS gene encoding 50S ribosomal protein L19, with the protein MNMQLDRQITEQQLRTDIPKFKSGDTVSVAVEINEGNKKRTQVFTGLVLKRQGSGISSSFTVRKLTGSISVERTFPLHSPLINKIEVLKIGRVRRAKLYYMRDLIGKAARIKEVVSSNKRNKG; encoded by the coding sequence ATGAATATGCAATTAGATCGACAAATTACTGAACAACAACTTCGTACTGATATTCCAAAATTTAAATCTGGCGATACAGTAAGTGTTGCTGTTGAAATTAATGAAGGTAACAAAAAACGAACACAAGTTTTTACTGGTTTAGTTTTAAAGCGTCAAGGGTCAGGTATTAGTTCTAGTTTTACTGTAAGAAAACTTACTGGTAGTATTAGTGTTGAAAGAACTTTCCCTTTACATTCACCGCTAATAAATAAAATTGAAGTTTTAAAAATTGGTCGTGTTAGAAGAGCGAAGTTATACTATATGCGTGATCTTATTGGTAAAGCTGCAAGAATTAAAGAAGTAGTTAGTTCTAATAAGAGAAATAAGGGATAA